The proteins below are encoded in one region of Tomitella fengzijianii:
- the mftA gene encoding mycofactocin precursor MftA (Mycofactocin is a small molecule electron carrier derived from the final two amino acids, Val-Tyr, of MftA, the mycofactocin precursor. It plays a role in redox homeostasis and the metabolism of alcohols and aldehydes in Actinobacteria, including Mycobacterium tuberculosis.), producing the protein MSDRKAVQADAVDTVVAEESLIEEVSIDGMCGVY; encoded by the coding sequence ATGTCCGACCGCAAAGCAGTCCAGGCCGATGCCGTGGACACCGTCGTGGCCGAGGAGTCGCTGATCGAGGAGGTCTCGATCGACGGCATGTGCGGGGTCTACTGA
- the mftC gene encoding mycofactocin radical SAM maturase (MftC is a radical SAM/SPASM enzyme that catalyzes the first two steps in biosynthesis of the electron carrier mycofactocin from the terminal Val-Tyr dipeptide of the precursor peptide MftA.) produces MTATLSQPAPVGRLVDQFESGLDAPICLTWELTYACNLSCVHCLSSSGRRNPDELSTEQCKAIIDELQRMQVFYVNIGGGEPTVRPDFWELVDYATDHQVGVKFSTNGLKIDRAVAERLAASDYVDVQISLDGATAEVNDAVRGKGSFDMATKALQNLADAGFKDAKISVVVTRHNISQLDEFKALADRFGATLRITRLRPSGRAVDVWDELHPLPEQQRELYDWLVAHGEGVLTGDSFFHLSAYGDGTGAGGNGGGLPGLNLCGAGRVVCLIDPVGDVYACPFAIHDEFLAGNVLRDGGFESVWKSAELFRELREPQSAGACASCNFYDSCRGGCMAAKFFTGLPLDGPDPECVKGYGEALLADRGIDMALPKPSVDQSHRGRKRGGGPGTPIPLNLITRPPSRACDENPLADLPEQMR; encoded by the coding sequence ATGACCGCCACACTTTCGCAGCCGGCGCCCGTCGGCCGCCTGGTCGACCAATTCGAGTCCGGCCTCGACGCCCCCATCTGCCTGACCTGGGAACTCACCTACGCATGCAATCTGTCGTGCGTGCACTGCCTGTCGTCGTCGGGTCGGCGCAATCCCGACGAGCTCAGCACCGAGCAGTGCAAAGCGATCATCGATGAGCTGCAGCGCATGCAGGTGTTCTACGTGAACATCGGCGGGGGCGAGCCGACCGTGCGCCCCGACTTCTGGGAGCTCGTCGATTACGCCACCGACCACCAGGTGGGCGTCAAGTTCTCGACGAACGGCCTCAAGATCGACCGCGCGGTGGCCGAGCGGCTGGCCGCTTCCGACTACGTCGACGTGCAGATCTCGCTCGACGGCGCCACCGCCGAGGTCAACGACGCGGTGCGCGGCAAGGGCTCGTTCGACATGGCCACCAAGGCCCTGCAGAACCTGGCCGACGCCGGATTCAAGGACGCCAAGATCTCGGTGGTCGTCACCCGCCACAACATCTCGCAGCTCGACGAATTCAAGGCGCTCGCGGACCGTTTCGGCGCCACCCTGCGCATCACCCGGCTGCGCCCGTCGGGCCGCGCCGTGGACGTGTGGGACGAGCTGCACCCCTTGCCCGAGCAGCAGCGCGAGCTCTACGACTGGCTCGTCGCCCACGGCGAAGGCGTTCTCACGGGCGACTCGTTCTTCCACCTGTCCGCCTACGGGGACGGCACCGGCGCGGGGGGCAACGGCGGCGGGCTGCCGGGGCTCAACCTGTGCGGGGCCGGCCGCGTCGTGTGCCTGATCGACCCGGTCGGCGACGTCTACGCCTGCCCGTTCGCCATCCACGATGAGTTCCTGGCGGGCAACGTGCTGCGCGACGGCGGATTCGAGTCGGTGTGGAAGTCGGCGGAGCTGTTCCGCGAGCTGCGCGAGCCGCAGTCCGCGGGGGCGTGCGCCAGCTGCAACTTCTACGACTCGTGCCGCGGCGGCTGCATGGCCGCGAAGTTCTTCACCGGACTGCCGCTCGACGGCCCCGACCCGGAATGCGTGAAGGGCTACGGCGAGGCGTTGCTGGCCGACCGCGGCATCGACATGGCGCTGCCGAAGCCCAGCGTCGATCAATCGCACCGCGGCCGCAAGCGCGGCGGCGGGCCGGGCACGCCCATTCCGCTCAACCTCATCACGCGGCCCCCGTCGCGCGCATGCGACGAGAACCCGCTGGCGGACCTGCCCGAGCAGATGCGCTGA
- the mftB gene encoding mycofactocin biosynthesis chaperone MftB (MftB, a small protein, is a peptide chaperone that assists the radical SAM enzyme MftC in performing two modifications to the C-terminal Val-Tyr dipeptide of the mycofactocin precursor peptide, MftA. MftB's role is analogous to the role of PqqD in the biosynthesis of PQQ, a cofactor that derives entirely from a Tyr and a Glu in the precursor PqqA.) — MTAAAPGFENEPGWRLHPQVALRPEPFGALLYHFGTRKLSFLKNRTIVGIVQSLPEHPSIAAAIDAAGVDENSRHLYVHALTTLVSSDMLVCSNQSAA; from the coding sequence ATGACTGCCGCCGCCCCCGGGTTCGAGAACGAGCCCGGGTGGCGGCTGCACCCCCAGGTGGCGCTGCGCCCCGAGCCGTTCGGTGCGCTGCTTTACCACTTCGGCACCAGGAAGCTTTCGTTCCTGAAGAACCGGACCATCGTGGGGATCGTGCAGTCGTTGCCCGAGCACCCGTCCATCGCCGCCGCCATCGACGCGGCCGGTGTCGATGAGAATTCGCGGCACCTGTACGTGCACGCACTGACGACGCTCGTGTCGTCGGACATGCTCGTGTGTTCCAACCAGTCGGCCGCCTGA
- the mftR gene encoding mycofactocin system transcriptional regulator (MftR, the mycofactocin system transcriptional regulator, is an uncharacterized TetR family DNA-binding transcription factor. Its role is inferred by context. It occurs as part of the biosynthesis locus for mycofactocin, a partially characterized electron carrier derived from the terminal Val-Tyr dipeptide of the precursor peptide MftA, through a radical SAM enzyme-mediated process.) produces the protein MPKITKPAGRAGRRPSTSADRIGAVGIKLFTEQGFEKTSVDEIAETAGIARRTFFRYFPSKNAVPWGDFEGHLERMRAGLDGLPDDITPAEGLRRVLIRFNTFPDEEAVTHRRRMALILGEQPLQAYSMLMYTDWRHAIAEYVARRTGMRADDHVPQSVAWTLLGVALSAYEKWLDGAGGDLVGSHGSGSGARLHALLDEGMTVLEQGLGSLPVARGTAVTDIAADVTPRRIGSAYTTR, from the coding sequence ATGCCGAAGATCACGAAACCCGCCGGTCGGGCAGGTCGGCGCCCCTCCACCAGTGCCGACCGCATCGGCGCAGTGGGGATCAAGCTGTTCACCGAACAGGGCTTCGAGAAGACGAGCGTCGATGAGATCGCCGAGACGGCCGGCATCGCCCGTCGCACCTTCTTCCGGTACTTCCCGTCGAAGAACGCCGTGCCCTGGGGGGATTTCGAGGGCCACCTCGAGCGTATGCGGGCGGGCCTCGACGGACTCCCGGACGACATCACGCCCGCCGAGGGCTTGCGGCGCGTGCTCATCAGGTTCAACACGTTCCCCGACGAGGAGGCCGTCACCCACCGGCGCAGAATGGCGCTGATCCTGGGCGAGCAGCCGTTGCAGGCGTACTCGATGCTGATGTACACGGATTGGCGGCACGCGATCGCCGAGTACGTGGCGCGGCGGACCGGCATGCGCGCCGACGATCACGTCCCGCAGTCCGTGGCGTGGACGCTGCTCGGCGTCGCCCTGTCCGCGTACGAGAAGTGGCTGGACGGGGCCGGGGGCGACCTGGTCGGCTCGCACGGCTCGGGGTCCGGCGCCCGGCTGCACGCCCTGCTCGACGAGGGGATGACGGTGCTCGAGCAGGGCCTCGGCTCGCTGCCGGTGGCGCGCGGCACCGCGGTCACGGACATCGCGGCCGACGTCACGCCCAGGCGGATCGGTAGCGCATACACGACGCGATGA